Proteins co-encoded in one Bacillus thermozeamaize genomic window:
- a CDS encoding spore cortex-lytic enzyme: MKGRAAYLGKVVWLGVILLVLSLFLAIFSQVQIAEAQTVVKLGSVGGYVWELQGRLQFLGFYHGKIDGVFGYQTYWAVRNFQYQFGMKVDGVVGPKTKEKLWKATRHWPGATGGKTAGQAAGGKKTAKAAPANRPVRGSVQGFSQNDIKLMANAVYGEARGEPYIGQVAVAAVILNRVESPLFPDTPSAVIFEPGAFTAVADGQIWLTPNETAKKAVLDAINGWDPTGGALYYFNPETATSAWIWSRPQIKKIGKHIFCL; the protein is encoded by the coding sequence ATGAAAGGTAGAGCAGCATATCTGGGAAAGGTTGTTTGGCTCGGAGTAATTCTGCTGGTCTTGAGTCTTTTTTTGGCGATCTTCTCTCAGGTACAGATTGCAGAGGCGCAAACGGTTGTCAAATTGGGAAGCGTCGGCGGCTATGTTTGGGAATTGCAGGGCCGTCTGCAGTTTTTAGGATTTTATCACGGCAAGATCGATGGCGTTTTTGGCTATCAGACATACTGGGCCGTACGAAACTTTCAGTATCAGTTCGGCATGAAAGTGGATGGCGTGGTCGGGCCCAAGACAAAAGAAAAACTCTGGAAGGCAACCCGCCATTGGCCTGGCGCGACCGGCGGCAAAACGGCCGGACAGGCCGCAGGCGGCAAGAAAACGGCGAAGGCCGCCCCTGCAAACAGGCCCGTGCGTGGCAGCGTGCAGGGATTTTCGCAAAATGATATCAAACTGATGGCCAATGCCGTGTATGGCGAGGCCCGTGGCGAGCCGTACATTGGTCAGGTGGCCGTGGCCGCCGTAATTCTCAACCGGGTGGAAAGTCCGTTGTTTCCCGATACACCGTCGGCTGTCATTTTTGAGCCCGGCGCCTTTACTGCGGTGGCAGACGGGCAAATTTGGCTGACGCCGAACGAAACGGCCAAGAAGGCGGTCCTGGACGCGATCAACGGATGGGATCCGACAGGCGGCGCGCTGTACTATTTCAACCCTGAAACAGCCACCTCGGCGTGGATTTGGAGCCGTCCGCAGATCAAAAAAATCGGCAAGCACATCTTTTGCCTCTAG